A genome region from Streptomyces pratensis includes the following:
- a CDS encoding ArsR/SmtB family transcription factor encodes MPPNEPEDRPASYADDPRIHHVDTRTLRGLAHPLRIRLLNALREFGPATASGLADRLGESSGATSYHLRQLAAYGFVEDDPERGKGRERWWKAVHTGTVFGHTENFLQHPDPEVRGAIGVVLHEVATTHAQELNTWLGTLHEWPEEWRQAFDLSDFKLRLTPELSLELAEKMQELVNSYRGRVPEGTEGSAVVRTHVHVFPRPTD; translated from the coding sequence CGAAGACAGGCCGGCGTCGTACGCCGACGACCCCAGGATCCACCACGTCGACACCCGCACCCTGCGCGGACTCGCCCACCCTCTGCGCATCCGGCTGCTGAACGCCCTGCGGGAGTTCGGCCCCGCCACCGCCTCCGGACTCGCCGACCGGCTCGGCGAGTCCAGCGGCGCCACGAGCTACCACCTGCGCCAGCTCGCGGCGTACGGCTTCGTCGAGGACGACCCGGAGCGCGGCAAGGGGCGCGAGCGGTGGTGGAAGGCCGTCCACACGGGCACGGTCTTCGGACACACCGAGAACTTCCTGCAACACCCGGACCCCGAGGTGCGCGGGGCCATCGGAGTCGTACTCCACGAGGTGGCGACCACCCACGCCCAGGAGCTGAACACCTGGCTCGGGACGCTGCACGAATGGCCTGAGGAGTGGCGTCAGGCCTTCGACCTCAGCGACTTCAAGCTGCGCCTCACCCCCGAACTCTCCCTTGAGCTCGCGGAGAAGATGCAGGAGCTGGTGAACAGCTACCGGGGCCGAGTCCCCGAGGGCACCGAGGGGTCGGCCGTCGTCCGCACCCACGTGCACGTGTTCCCGCGCCCC